The Radiobacillus deserti genomic interval TATAACCGCGAAAAAAGTGAGCAGCTTTTTTGGCAGGTTATGGATGAAGTAAACTATAAAGAAGAAGACTTTAATATAGATGGTCCATTATGGATTCAAGTTCAAGCTCTAGATAAAGGATTAGAGATTGTAGTCACAAAAGCACAACTTTCTAAAGATGGTACGAACATTGAGCTACCAAATGAAAGTGGGAAACCATTCGATATCCCAGTAGATGAGAAAATTGAATCTTTACTAGAGGAAAAGTTCGGCAGTGATGAAGAGGACTATTCGGATTATGAGGATGAAGCACTGACTTTCATCCTTGCGTTTAAAGATTTCGAGGATGTCATTCAATTAAGTCATTACCAGCCATTGCATGACGTGGTAAACAAATTATTCCATTACGACAAGAAGTATATGTTGTTTCTTCAATTTGATGATGAAAAATTATCAGAGGAAGAACAGGAAGATATCATCAGTCAATTGCTTGAGTTTGGAGATGAAACGAATGCGACAGTTCATCTTCTAGAAGAGTACGGAAAAATAATCTTTGAAGAACAGGCTTTAGCTAACATTCAGTCTATATTTCCTATGAGTAAATAGGCATTCGAAAGAGTGCCTATTTTTTTATTTCTCTTTTTTAAAAATATGAAAAAGTCGTTTTTTATTCGTACAAAGGAATCCTTTTCAATCATAGAGAACCTTTAAGCAGGAGGTGATTGGATGCTTCTTGCCAACAATGAACAGATGAAGCTCGTATCGTTTGCGGGCTGCAGCTTAGAAGAAATTCGTCCGTTCCGAAAGAAAAAATTTTACTGTCCAATATGTCAAGAAGAAGTGATTTTAAAAGCTGGTGGATATGTAACGGCCCATTTTGCCCATAAGCATCAAAGCATTTGTACAAATCAAGGCGAAGGCTCTTATCATGAGACTGGAAAGTGGACATTGTATCAGTGGTTTTTAAATCAACATATAAAGGCAGAAGTAGAGGTGTTTATTCCTGTCGCAAAGCAGCGTGCTGATATTTTGCTACAAATAGGAAATAAACAAATCGCAATAGAGTATCAATGTGCTTCTATTTCAGAACAAGAGGTTAGAAGGAGAACTTTGGGTTTCTTAAAAAACTCCATAACACCAATTTGGATTTTGGGTGGGAATCGAATGAAACGATTAGCTGCCCAAAAACTACATATTGAAAAAATATTTTTACATCAGTGGTCTTCTAAGCATTCCCCAACCTTATACTATTTTTGTCCCATCCAGAAACAATTTGCAACTTATCACATCACTACGGCCTACTCCTCAGACTTTTTACAATTTATAAGTTTGAAAGACGTGACGTTCACAAAGCTACTTACCCCTCATCCGGCTCCGTACACCGAGATAAATTGGCTAAAGAATGTGCAAGCCTTTCGCAAAAAACCGCCTCCAACCCATATAGGTAACGACGAAAGGCAATGGAGACAATGGCTCTATCAACATCATTTATATCCTCCTTTATTACCTTCTATTTGCTTCCTTCCCGTAAGATATCAATTTCGAATGAAGTGTCCAGGATGGATGTGGCAAAGTATGATAGTTTTTCAGCTTATGCAGCGTACTGGCATCTCATTCCGTCTTAAAGACTGTCATCAATTGCTTGCTTCTAAAATTGTTCCGTTATCCTCTACACCACTTATAAGAAGTATGTCAGATCCGATTCAAGAATATTTGGATCGACTCGTCGAGTTAGGGATTCTTTTAAAGTATAATTCAACTTATATCTGCAAGTTTCCAATCTCACTTCCGACAACGATAGATGAAGCTATATCGCAGGATCGTTCTTGTTGGAACAAGCTTAAAGTGAGTTCAAAATGGTAACTTTCGCATGATTCGATGTTTTTACGATATAATAAGGGGAAACAGCATAAAGATAATACATAAGAACAATGGGAAAAGAAGGAGGACCATTCATTGGCACAATCTGTAAAGGAATTACAAAAGCGTGAAGATGTTGCAGTTGAAAAGACCTGGAGATTAGAGGATATTTTTGCCTCAGATGCTGATTGGGAGAAGGAATTAGAGTCTGTAAAATCTGATATTCCTAAGTTCGCAGAATTTCAAGGAAACCTACACGAATCTGCAGAAACATTATATGAATTATTTACTTTACAAGATAAAGTTTCAGAACGAGTAGGAAAGCTCTATACATATGCACATATGAGATATGATCAAGATACGACTAATTCGTTTTATCAAGCTTTAAATGCAAAAGCGGAGAATCTTGTGACTCAAATCTCTAGTGCAATGAGCTATATTATTCCGGAGATTTTGACAATTGAAGAGGAAAAACTAACGAATTTCTTGCAAGAGCATGAGGGGTTAAAGCGTTATGAACATACGTTAAACGAAGTGAATAGGCAACGCCCTCATTTCCTTAGTGAAAAGGAAGAAGCTTTGTTAGCAGAAGTTTCTGAGGTCGTGGATAATTCTTCCCAAACATTTGGAATGTTAAACAATGCTGATCTTACGTTCCCAGCGATAAAAGATGAAAATGGAGAAGAAGTAAATCTTACACATGGACGTTACCTAGGCTTCTTGGAGTCTGATGACCGTCGTGTTCGAGAAGATGCGTTTAAAGCAATGTATGATACATTCGGTAACTTTAAAAATACATTTTCGTCTACGCTTTCTGGAGCAGTGAAAAAACACAATTTCTTTGCAAAAGTGAGAAACTATGATTCTGCTCGCCAATCTGCGCTTGATGGGAATAACATCCCAGAAAAGGTGTATGACAATCTAATTGAAGCGGTTCATGAGAGATTAGATCTCTTACATCGGTATGTTGCGTTAAGAAAGAAAGTGCTGGAATTAGATGAGTTGCACATGTATGATCTTTACACACCACTAGTTAAAGACGTCGATATGAAGATTCCATATGAGGAAGCACAGCAAAAAGTGCTGGAAGGTTTGGCACCTCTAGGAGAAGAATACGCAAGTATCTTAAAGGAAGGCTATAACAACAGATGGATTGATGTGGAGGAAAACAAAGGAAAACGAAGCGGTGCATATTCTTCAGGTTCCTATAGTACAAATCCATATATTTTGCTTAACTGGCAAAACTCCCTACATGACATGTTTACATTAGCTCATGAACTTGGGCATTCGTTGCATAGTTATTACACGAGAAAAAACCAACCATTCCGTTATGGTAACTATTCTATTTTCGTTGCAGAGGTTGCATCTACATGTAATGAAGCGCTTCTTAATGAGTATATGATTGAGCAGACTTCCGATGAAAAAGAAAAGCTGTTTCTTTTAAACCATTTCCTTGAAGGATTTCGTGGAACAGTATTTAGACAAACGATGTTTGCAGAATTCGAACATACTATTCATGTTATGGCTCAAGATGGGGAAGCATTAACTGCTGAGAAGCTAACAGAAGTTTACTACAACCTTAACAAGACGTATTTCGGTGATGAAATAGTTGTAGACGAGGAGATTGGCGTAGAGTGGGCTCGTATTCCACATTTTTATTACAACTATTACGTGTACCAATATGCTACTGGATATGCAGCAGCTACGTCTCTTGCTTCCCAAATATTAAAAGAAAAACAGCCAGCTGTCGATCGCTATTTAGCTTTCCTAAGTGCAGGGAATAGTGATTATCCGATCGAGGTATTGAAAAAAGCTGGAGTAGATATGACATCTAAAAATCCGATACTTTCCGCACTGGATGTATTTGAAGAAAAATTAAATGAAATGGAAGCATTATTAGAGAAAATGCATTAATAAAAAAGGCAGCTTACTCATCATGGTAAGCTGCTTTTTGGATTAGCAGGGAAGCATCCTATAGTCCTTTAAATCTTCTCCTATTTGTAAATGAAAAAATCGTTAAGTAAATCGTAATAAACAAAATAGGAAGTGTGATCAAGGAAGGAATCATGTTCATAAATCCTAATATATTTAAGAAGAATGCAAAACAGGTCAATATGAGAAAAAATAATGGGTAGTATTTGGTCACAATTCCACCTCCTTATGGAACGATAGTTTTCATTACAGGATATGAAAAGGTATTTGAAAATAGAAGTGTGACATTTTTGTGAAATAATGAACATATCTCTTGTCTTCTATAAAAAGGGTTGATATATTTAACTTGTGAGATGTTTAACAAACAAAACCCCTTTGTTTGACCTGAAACTTTCTCCCATCCCCCCTTATCTTGAAAATAGATAGGAAATTTGAAGGATAGCGATACCGCATATCCTTCTTTTTTTGCTCATAAAAAAACCGAATTAAGGGCACCAAGCCCTCATTCGGATCATTTCTCTCCAATATATCTCCAGAACGTTCCATATTTAACGGGTACTTCTTCAACAACTTGCTTAAGTTTTAGTTTTTTCATTTCCTTAGCTGTTTTTTCATCCGACCAATCAAACACAACAGAAATTTCATTGCTTCCAACAAAATCATAAAAGGAAACAAAATCTTCTATTTCTGGTTTTGCTGCAGGACTAGGATCCTTCTCTAGCATCTGCTTTAATACCTTTACATACACTTCATAAGGATATAGACCAGAAATCTTTAACCCTTCTTCTTCTTGGTTTTCATTGAAGAATACAAGCGTTGGAATGTACTCTACGTCCATTTCCTTTGTTAGCTTTAAGTCACACTGTAAAGCTTTCTGAGAAGAAGTGGAGTAAAGATCACGAGTAAACTCTTCTACGTCTAATCGAACCTGTTGTGCGATGTCTGTAAGTACATCTTCTTTAGAAATATCTTTTTTATCCAGGAACAAGCTTTCTTGAACCTTTCTTAAGAACCTTCTACCTGCTCGAAGTCCTTGTAGTTCAGCCGCTTTTATCGCAATGGAAGCAATCCAAGGAAATGAGATTGGATTTTCTAACCACAAGTCTCCATCGCAGCTCATTCCCGTTCGACTTGCTGTCTTTTCCCAAATTTCTCGAAGCTTTTTCGGTTTATCAAACTTATCCTTATTCAAAGTAGTTAATTGCCCACTCAATATCGGACGAATCGTAAAGTATCTTCCATATTCTATAGATAGCTTTTTTAAGGAAGGCTCTAGTGACCAGCATTCCGGACATAGAGGATCTATAAAGACATAGATTTCAACAGGCTTCTTGAGTAAATCGACAAATCCATTCTGCGGCGTCGATTGAACAACATGAGGATCAGAAGCCCCAAAAGGATTATGACTCACATCGATTCTCCTTTCTCGTGTTCTGGTGTGTTTTCCATATGCTGTGCGGTCATCGATAGTCTTTCGAAAATTGCAGTCCGATAGGGTTCAGCAATGTCAGCTTCTTCTAGTGCTTCATTCATACAGGATAACCATGCAGCTCTTCTCGTTGGTGTTATTTCGAAAGGTAAGTGTCTTCTTCTAAGCATAGGGTGACCATGCTCTTCTGTATATAACGGTGGGCCACCTAAAAACTGTGTAAGAAACAGTTCCTGTTTTCGAGCTGTTTCCGTTAGGTCATCTGGGAAAATAGGTGTAAGATCAGGATGTACCTCTACTTTTTTATAAAAGTTTTTAACTAATTGACTGACTTTTTCAAAGCCACCAATGGCTTCAAATAAAGTACCATATTGTTTCATAATAATAATCCCCTTTTAGGGTTGTGAAATGTTAACCGTATTTATTAGCTTTATTTGTAATTAATTGTAACAGCGTCTATCTGAAATGAGCAACTTATCTGTTTTATAACGTATCATAGAACCGTTGAATCTTGCTAATCGGAGCTCTTTTCGCAATGGAACAAGCTTCCAATATCTCTTGAAATACTTGATTTCCTAATTCCCAATTCGTTGCCTCAAGCTCTAGTTCATAATCTTCTTTCCCGTTGTAGCTACTGTGGTCAAGTACGACTAGTGTATTATGGTAGACCAATTCTGTTCGGTCTGTAATAAGTGCACCGCCATAGCGAAGTTTTTCTATCGATATATTGCATTCTTTAAGCTGTTTCCCAACAAATTCCGTTTCAAACGGTTGGTTGTTCAGCCAACGCATAGCCTCTTCCTCTGAAAGTTTATCATGCGTTTCTAGGAGTCCGTCTGGATGTGGTTGTTTTAACGTTAAGACATATCCGCTTTCTTTCTCCCGAATTCGTAGGGCAGCTCCCTTATTTTTTAATGAAAAATCACTCGTTTCAAAATAATGATTAATCTGGCGGAAATGAGTTGATGATTGAAGTGGAAGGTAAGTAGTGAGCTTATCATATTCCACTTTTGTTAATAGGTTTTTGAATTCAATTTCTATTTCTCGAGCCAAGGAAACACCTCTTTTTCTATATGCACTTACTTTCCATCAAGATTTTATGGTATTAGTATATGCTAAATGAAAGATTATTTCATGGAATAAGCTAACATAGGATGAGAAAGGGAAGGGACATCTCACAAAGATTGGCTTGATTTATGATACAATCAATGTGAAGAAATAGGATTATTTGAATAATATAGGTGGTGGAAACGAATGAACTGGGAAGCGTTTCTAGCTCCTTATGCCCAAGTTGTAGAAGAATTAAAGGTAAAGCTGAAAGGCATGAGAGCTCAGTTTGAGTATGAATCTAGACATTCTCCTATAGAATTTATTACAGGGAGAGTAAAGCCGATACCGAGCATTTTGGAAAAAGCCCATAGAAAAGGAATACCGGAACATAGATTCGAGGATGATATTCAAGATATCGCAGGTGTTCGGGTCGTCTGTCAATTTGTAGATGATATCTATACCATTGTGAACTTGCTGCGATCTAGAAAAGATTTTTTTATTATTGAAGAGAAGGATTACATAGTAGAAAAAAAGGAAAGTGGTTACCGGTCCTACCATATGATTATTAAGTATCCTGTAGAGACGATACATGGTGAAAAGCGAATCGTTACCGAAATACAAATAAGAACGTTAGCCATGAATTTCTGGGCCACGAATGAGCATTCTCTTAATTATAAATATGATGGACAAATTCCTGGCAAAATAAAATCAAGATTAAAACGCGCTGCAGAAGCTGCCTTTAAATTAGATGAAGAAATGTCGAATATAAAAGAGGAAGTACAAGAGGCACAGCGTATATTTTATGAGTATAAACGGAAGCATTAGTTGGGGAGGGCTATGGAAGTGAAGTTTGCGATAATTTCTAAAGGAGATCAAAAATCTGAGGAAATTAAGGAAAAGGTGAGACAACACCTAATTGAGTTTGATTTGCTCTACGATGAGGAAGAGCCAGATCTTGTTCTATCTGTTGGGGGAGACGGAACATTTTTAGAGGCGTTTCACCGGTATCAATTCCGGTTAGAAGAAACTGCATTTTTGGGTCTGCATACGGGACATTTAGGCTTTTATGCGGATTGGGTACCAGAAGAAGTAGAAAAGCTAATTATTGAGATTGCAAAAACGCCGTATGAAGTGGTGGAGTACCCATTGTTAGATGTCATGATTCGTCCCAAAACAGGAGATGAAGTACATCATTTCCTTGCATTGAATGAGTGTTCCGTTAAAACAGCGGAGGGTTCTGTCGTACTAGATGTGACGATTAAAGGAGAGCACTTTGAACGATTTCGTGGAGATGGATTATGTATTTCTACCCCTTCTGGGAGTACGGCATATAACAAAGCGCTCGGTGGAGGGATTATTCATCCGTCTCTACCATCGATACAGATCACAGAGATGGCATCCATTAACAACCGAGTATTCCGAACCATTGGTTCACCGTTGATTCTTCCGGATCACCACACGTGTGAATTGCATCCTATAAATGACAAAAGTTTCCTAATTACAATTGATCATATAACAAAAAACTATAGTAACGTAGAAGTTATTGAATGTAAGGTAGCAAAAGAAAAAATTCGCTTTGCAAGATTCCGTCCTTTTCCTTTTTGGAAGCGGGTTAGGGATTCCTTCGTTTCGGATGATTCCTAGAAAGGAGTTTATAGGTGAAGTGGTCCATTGAAAAAGAGCATGATTCCATGCTTGTTCGAGAATTTTTACATCAAGTATGCGGATTATCTCGCCGAATTATTAAGGTTTTAAAATTTCAAGGTGGTACAATTCTGGTAGATGGCGTGCCTAGAGATGTTCGGTATAAGCTAACAGAAGGGGAAGTCATCCAAGTTTTATTTCCACCAGAAGCAAGAGGGCCATCCATGGTAGCGGAGCGGTTACCAATTGAGATTATGTATGAGGATGATGATGTTCTAGTTATTCATAAGCCAGCAGGAATTGCTACGATTCCTTCTCTAAATCATACGACTGGTACGATTGCTAATCGTTTATTAGGATACTATGATGAGAAGAACCTACATTATACGGTTCATATCGTAACAAGGCTGGATAAGGATACGAGTGGCCTTCTGTTAGTTGCGAAGCATCGGTTAAGCCATTCTATTTTATCTAGAGACCAAAAAATAGGATTGGTTAATCGAAGCTATTATGCAATTGTAGAAGGTCATCTCCACGAAAAGAAATCTACTATTGACTTACCCATCGGTCGTAAAGCAGAATCGATTATTCAGCGGGCGGTTTTAGAGGATGGTCAGCAGGCGATTACGCATTACGTGGTCGAGCGGGAAATGAAAGAGGAAACACTCGTATCCGTACGATTAGAAACTGGAAGAACCCATCAAATCAGAGTTCATTTCTCTCATATAGGCCATCCTTTACTAGGTGATACTCTGTATGGTGGAATTCACACCAAGATTCAAAGACAAGCTCTACATTGTAAATCATTGTCGTTTAATCAGCCGTTTACAGGTGAACGGATTACCTTAACATGTGATATGCCGGAAGATATGCAACAGATTTTAAGATAAAAAAACGAGCTGCTTAGCTCGTTTTTTTAGTCAGTATGGTAGTTGAATTTCTCTTCAACAAAAGGCTGTTTGGATGGCACGGACACAAGCGATTCTTCAGGTAGTCGAAAAGCGGTCAACTCATTACCAAATACGCAGCCTGTATCAATATTAATCGTTTTATTTACTTTTCTTGGTGTCCGTACTGGTGTATGGCCATACACAATCCAACGATTTCCGGTATAATGTTGGGCCCAGTCCCTGCGTACGGGTCTGCCATCATTATGTGTTTCTCCAGTTATATCTCCATAAAGGACGAAGGTTTGAACTTTTTTGCCAGATTGTCCAATCAAATCTTCCCGAATCCCAGCATGGGCTACAACAGCATTCACCTCTGGAAGCTCTAGGTACAACGGTGCTTTTTCATATAACGTCATGAAATGGTGTTGAATTTCTTTCTGCCTTTTGGAATCTAACTGGCGATATTCTGCTGTGGTAGTTTCTAATCCATGCTGCTCTTTTACTTTATTACCTAAAAAGAAGCGGTAAAGCTTATTGCAATGATTTCCCGGAACGTATTTTGCTTTATCGTTTACTACCATTTGATAAACTAAATCAATGACGCCAATAGAATTTGGCCCACGATCGGTTAAGTCACCTAAAAAAATTGGTAAACGCCCATCAGGGTGAACAGGAAAACTTTGTTCCCACTGATACCCTAATTCCTGAAAGAGCTCAACTAATTCGTCTATGCATCCATGAATATCTCCGATGATATCTACTTTCATTAGAAATCCCTCCATCCACATTGAGTATAACAAAACAGGTGAAAAAGCTTAGTATTTAGCTTTTCCACCTGCTGTTTAATCAAACATATATTGTTTGGTTCGCGAATGTATATTCAACACGATACCAATTGCTAAAAGATAGGTTAACGTAGAACTTCCTCCATAGCTTATAAAAGGAAGCGGTA includes:
- the mecA gene encoding adaptor protein MecA; this translates as MEIERINENTVKFYISYIDIEDRGFDREEIWYNREKSEQLFWQVMDEVNYKEEDFNIDGPLWIQVQALDKGLEIVVTKAQLSKDGTNIELPNESGKPFDIPVDEKIESLLEEKFGSDEEDYSDYEDEALTFILAFKDFEDVIQLSHYQPLHDVVNKLFHYDKKYMLFLQFDDEKLSEEEQEDIISQLLEFGDETNATVHLLEEYGKIIFEEQALANIQSIFPMSK
- a CDS encoding competence protein CoiA, with the translated sequence MLLANNEQMKLVSFAGCSLEEIRPFRKKKFYCPICQEEVILKAGGYVTAHFAHKHQSICTNQGEGSYHETGKWTLYQWFLNQHIKAEVEVFIPVAKQRADILLQIGNKQIAIEYQCASISEQEVRRRTLGFLKNSITPIWILGGNRMKRLAAQKLHIEKIFLHQWSSKHSPTLYYFCPIQKQFATYHITTAYSSDFLQFISLKDVTFTKLLTPHPAPYTEINWLKNVQAFRKKPPPTHIGNDERQWRQWLYQHHLYPPLLPSICFLPVRYQFRMKCPGWMWQSMIVFQLMQRTGISFRLKDCHQLLASKIVPLSSTPLIRSMSDPIQEYLDRLVELGILLKYNSTYICKFPISLPTTIDEAISQDRSCWNKLKVSSKW
- the pepF gene encoding oligoendopeptidase F; the encoded protein is MAQSVKELQKREDVAVEKTWRLEDIFASDADWEKELESVKSDIPKFAEFQGNLHESAETLYELFTLQDKVSERVGKLYTYAHMRYDQDTTNSFYQALNAKAENLVTQISSAMSYIIPEILTIEEEKLTNFLQEHEGLKRYEHTLNEVNRQRPHFLSEKEEALLAEVSEVVDNSSQTFGMLNNADLTFPAIKDENGEEVNLTHGRYLGFLESDDRRVREDAFKAMYDTFGNFKNTFSSTLSGAVKKHNFFAKVRNYDSARQSALDGNNIPEKVYDNLIEAVHERLDLLHRYVALRKKVLELDELHMYDLYTPLVKDVDMKIPYEEAQQKVLEGLAPLGEEYASILKEGYNNRWIDVEENKGKRSGAYSSGSYSTNPYILLNWQNSLHDMFTLAHELGHSLHSYYTRKNQPFRYGNYSIFVAEVASTCNEALLNEYMIEQTSDEKEKLFLLNHFLEGFRGTVFRQTMFAEFEHTIHVMAQDGEALTAEKLTEVYYNLNKTYFGDEIVVDEEIGVEWARIPHFYYNYYVYQYATGYAAATSLASQILKEKQPAVDRYLAFLSAGNSDYPIEVLKKAGVDMTSKNPILSALDVFEEKLNEMEALLEKMH
- a CDS encoding ClpXP adapter SpxH family protein, with amino-acid sequence MSHNPFGASDPHVVQSTPQNGFVDLLKKPVEIYVFIDPLCPECWSLEPSLKKLSIEYGRYFTIRPILSGQLTTLNKDKFDKPKKLREIWEKTASRTGMSCDGDLWLENPISFPWIASIAIKAAELQGLRAGRRFLRKVQESLFLDKKDISKEDVLTDIAQQVRLDVEEFTRDLYSTSSQKALQCDLKLTKEMDVEYIPTLVFFNENQEEEGLKISGLYPYEVYVKVLKQMLEKDPSPAAKPEIEDFVSFYDFVGSNEISVVFDWSDEKTAKEMKKLKLKQVVEEVPVKYGTFWRYIGEK
- a CDS encoding globin domain-containing protein, producing MKQYGTLFEAIGGFEKVSQLVKNFYKKVEVHPDLTPIFPDDLTETARKQELFLTQFLGGPPLYTEEHGHPMLRRRHLPFEITPTRRAAWLSCMNEALEEADIAEPYRTAIFERLSMTAQHMENTPEHEKGESM
- a CDS encoding CYTH domain-containing protein, producing MAREIEIEFKNLLTKVEYDKLTTYLPLQSSTHFRQINHYFETSDFSLKNKGAALRIREKESGYVLTLKQPHPDGLLETHDKLSEEEAMRWLNNQPFETEFVGKQLKECNISIEKLRYGGALITDRTELVYHNTLVVLDHSSYNGKEDYELELEATNWELGNQVFQEILEACSIAKRAPISKIQRFYDTL
- a CDS encoding GTP pyrophosphokinase, which produces MNWEAFLAPYAQVVEELKVKLKGMRAQFEYESRHSPIEFITGRVKPIPSILEKAHRKGIPEHRFEDDIQDIAGVRVVCQFVDDIYTIVNLLRSRKDFFIIEEKDYIVEKKESGYRSYHMIIKYPVETIHGEKRIVTEIQIRTLAMNFWATNEHSLNYKYDGQIPGKIKSRLKRAAEAAFKLDEEMSNIKEEVQEAQRIFYEYKRKH
- a CDS encoding NAD kinase; translated protein: MKFAIISKGDQKSEEIKEKVRQHLIEFDLLYDEEEPDLVLSVGGDGTFLEAFHRYQFRLEETAFLGLHTGHLGFYADWVPEEVEKLIIEIAKTPYEVVEYPLLDVMIRPKTGDEVHHFLALNECSVKTAEGSVVLDVTIKGEHFERFRGDGLCISTPSGSTAYNKALGGGIIHPSLPSIQITEMASINNRVFRTIGSPLILPDHHTCELHPINDKSFLITIDHITKNYSNVEVIECKVAKEKIRFARFRPFPFWKRVRDSFVSDDS
- a CDS encoding RluA family pseudouridine synthase, with translation MLVREFLHQVCGLSRRIIKVLKFQGGTILVDGVPRDVRYKLTEGEVIQVLFPPEARGPSMVAERLPIEIMYEDDDVLVIHKPAGIATIPSLNHTTGTIANRLLGYYDEKNLHYTVHIVTRLDKDTSGLLLVAKHRLSHSILSRDQKIGLVNRSYYAIVEGHLHEKKSTIDLPIGRKAESIIQRAVLEDGQQAITHYVVEREMKEETLVSVRLETGRTHQIRVHFSHIGHPLLGDTLYGGIHTKIQRQALHCKSLSFNQPFTGERITLTCDMPEDMQQILR
- the prpE gene encoding bis(5'-nucleosyl)-tetraphosphatase PrpE; the protein is MKVDIIGDIHGCIDELVELFQELGYQWEQSFPVHPDGRLPIFLGDLTDRGPNSIGVIDLVYQMVVNDKAKYVPGNHCNKLYRFFLGNKVKEQHGLETTTAEYRQLDSKRQKEIQHHFMTLYEKAPLYLELPEVNAVVAHAGIREDLIGQSGKKVQTFVLYGDITGETHNDGRPVRRDWAQHYTGNRWIVYGHTPVRTPRKVNKTINIDTGCVFGNELTAFRLPEESLVSVPSKQPFVEEKFNYHTD